From Flavobacterium sp. 102, a single genomic window includes:
- the tsaD gene encoding tRNA (adenosine(37)-N6)-threonylcarbamoyltransferase complex transferase subunit TsaD: MHTEEVFILAIESSCDDTAAAVLRGDKVLSNVVARQSIHEEYGGVVPELASRAHQQNIVPVIDVALKKANVTKEQLSAIAFTQGPGLMGSLLVGSSFAKSLSMALNIPLIAVNHMHAHILAHFIDEEGFDKPTFPFLALTISGGHTQIVKVNGFFNMEIIGETTDDAVGEAFDKTAKILGLPYPGGPLIDQFAKEGDPKKFPFTKPKVDGLDFSFSGLKTQILYFVQKNVLANPNFIEENKYDICASVQNVIIEILMDKLKLAVAETGINQIAIGGGVSANSGIRTTLKAAEGKYGWKTFIPKFEYTTDNAAMIGIVGYQKYLHDKFTDSTVVSKARIEF, from the coding sequence ATGCATACTGAAGAAGTTTTTATTCTGGCTATTGAAAGTTCGTGCGATGATACCGCAGCGGCCGTTTTGCGTGGTGACAAGGTGCTATCCAATGTCGTTGCCCGACAAAGTATTCACGAAGAATATGGCGGTGTCGTTCCTGAATTAGCCTCGAGAGCGCACCAACAGAACATCGTTCCCGTGATTGATGTCGCTTTAAAAAAAGCCAATGTGACCAAAGAACAGCTGTCAGCCATTGCTTTTACCCAAGGTCCGGGATTGATGGGTTCACTTTTGGTAGGTTCTTCTTTCGCAAAATCCTTGTCGATGGCGTTGAATATTCCGTTGATTGCCGTGAACCATATGCATGCGCATATTTTGGCTCATTTTATTGACGAAGAAGGTTTTGACAAACCGACATTTCCTTTTTTGGCGTTGACCATTTCGGGTGGCCATACCCAAATTGTAAAAGTAAATGGCTTTTTCAATATGGAAATCATAGGAGAAACTACCGATGACGCTGTGGGAGAAGCATTCGACAAAACCGCTAAAATATTAGGCTTGCCTTATCCGGGCGGACCATTGATAGACCAATTTGCCAAAGAAGGCGATCCTAAAAAATTCCCTTTTACCAAACCTAAAGTGGATGGATTAGACTTCAGTTTCTCCGGTTTGAAAACGCAAATTCTGTATTTTGTTCAGAAAAATGTATTGGCAAACCCAAATTTCATTGAGGAAAACAAGTATGATATTTGTGCTTCAGTGCAAAATGTGATTATCGAAATTTTGATGGACAAATTGAAATTGGCTGTCGCCGAAACCGGAATCAATCAAATCGCGATTGGCGGCGGTGTTTCGGCAAACTCCGGAATCCGTACAACATTAAAAGCGGCCGAAGGAAAATATGGATGGAAAACCTTTATCCCAAAATTTGAATACACGACCGACAATGCCGCCATGATAGGTATTGTGGGCTACCAAAAATATTTACACGACAAATTTACCGATTCGACTGTCGTTTCTAAAGCAAGAATCGAGTTTTAA